A section of the Streptomyces sp. Je 1-369 genome encodes:
- a CDS encoding ATP-binding protein: MRPSPPGNLPLELNAFVGRDTELAELATALEAGRLVTVTGVGGVGKSRLAVRAAGRSGLRDGAWLVDLTALRDAELLEHAVVDALGLTDHTKRPPRQVLLGHLAERELLLVVDGFELLVDACASLVRDLLVHSPGLRVLAVGRRPLEIEGERLLPLAPMPGPDAAALFTDRAVAGLPGFVLDDGNRTDVMELCRRLDGIPLAVELAAGRLRALSPAQLLARLDDRFRLLTGVRRDALPRHQTLRTAIGWSHELCAPRERLLWSRLSVFAGQFDLEAAEYICAGDGLPADDVLDVLEELLAQSVVNREDGPSGVRYRMLDTVRAYGADWLEAAGESGRMRRRHRDWYMGLATWCELDWFSPRQPEVAALVDLELPNLRAALEFCLTEGDQAHLGQYLAGTLWFYWAGCGRLAEGRHWLDRALELDGGHDDSRLKALWVLGYVAVLQGDTVAALAALHECRDGAERTDSALAAAYAEHRIGCLALVTDDLPRAETLLRSALERYREIGELNSNVLMGQTELAMALAFRGELAVAVELCEEVRRVCDDHGERWTLAYALYVLGFAAWTRGEAGTARELLTEALRLDHRFHDLLGTVLSIELIALFTAAEGDPAEAAVLQGAAAGIWPSVGLPLFGSAHFGRPHLMCERQAREALGDVRYEECVRAGAGLGLDAAVTRALGSGPGNERTRRLPRQEGRGGDGLQQGELRPGQRA; encoded by the coding sequence ATGCGACCTTCTCCGCCCGGCAATCTTCCCCTGGAACTGAACGCCTTCGTCGGGCGGGACACCGAACTCGCCGAGCTCGCCACGGCTTTGGAGGCGGGGCGGCTGGTCACGGTGACGGGGGTCGGCGGCGTCGGAAAGTCGCGGCTCGCCGTGCGGGCGGCGGGGCGGAGCGGACTGCGCGACGGCGCCTGGCTCGTGGACCTCACGGCGCTGCGGGACGCCGAGCTGCTCGAGCACGCGGTCGTGGACGCCCTGGGCCTGACGGACCATACGAAGCGGCCGCCGCGCCAGGTGCTGCTCGGGCACCTCGCCGAGCGGGAACTGCTCCTGGTCGTCGACGGTTTCGAGCTCCTTGTCGACGCCTGCGCCTCGCTGGTACGCGACCTCCTCGTGCACTCCCCCGGCCTGCGGGTGCTGGCGGTGGGGCGCAGGCCGCTGGAGATCGAGGGTGAGCGGCTCCTTCCGCTCGCACCGATGCCGGGCCCGGACGCGGCCGCGCTCTTCACGGACCGGGCGGTGGCGGGACTGCCCGGCTTCGTCCTCGACGACGGCAACCGTACGGACGTCATGGAGCTGTGCCGCCGTCTCGACGGCATCCCGCTCGCGGTGGAGCTGGCCGCGGGGCGGCTGCGGGCGCTGTCGCCCGCGCAGCTGCTCGCCCGGCTCGACGACCGGTTCCGGCTCCTGACGGGCGTACGACGTGACGCGCTGCCCCGGCATCAGACGCTGCGTACGGCGATCGGCTGGAGCCACGAGCTGTGCGCGCCGCGGGAGCGGCTGCTGTGGTCGCGCCTGTCGGTGTTCGCCGGGCAGTTCGACCTGGAGGCCGCCGAGTACATCTGCGCCGGGGACGGGCTGCCCGCCGACGACGTGCTCGACGTGCTGGAGGAGCTGCTCGCCCAGTCCGTCGTGAACCGTGAGGACGGCCCGTCGGGCGTGCGCTACCGCATGCTCGACACGGTCAGGGCGTACGGCGCCGACTGGCTGGAGGCGGCGGGTGAGAGCGGCCGGATGCGGCGCAGGCACCGCGACTGGTACATGGGGCTCGCCACCTGGTGCGAGCTGGACTGGTTCTCGCCGCGCCAGCCGGAGGTCGCCGCCCTGGTCGACCTCGAACTGCCCAATCTGCGTGCCGCGCTGGAGTTCTGTCTGACCGAGGGCGACCAGGCGCACCTGGGGCAGTACCTCGCCGGCACGCTCTGGTTCTACTGGGCGGGCTGCGGCCGTCTCGCGGAGGGCAGGCACTGGCTCGACCGGGCCCTGGAGCTCGACGGCGGGCACGACGACTCACGCCTCAAGGCGCTGTGGGTGCTCGGCTATGTGGCGGTGCTGCAGGGCGACACGGTCGCCGCGCTCGCCGCGCTGCACGAGTGCCGTGACGGCGCGGAGCGCACGGACAGCGCGCTCGCGGCGGCGTACGCGGAGCACCGCATCGGCTGTCTGGCCCTGGTCACGGACGACCTGCCGCGCGCGGAAACGCTGCTGCGGTCGGCGCTGGAGCGGTACCGGGAGATCGGCGAGCTCAACAGCAACGTCCTCATGGGGCAGACCGAGCTCGCCATGGCACTGGCCTTCCGGGGGGAGCTCGCGGTCGCGGTGGAGCTCTGCGAGGAGGTGCGCCGGGTCTGCGACGACCACGGTGAGCGCTGGACCCTCGCGTACGCCCTCTATGTACTCGGGTTCGCGGCGTGGACCCGCGGCGAGGCGGGGACGGCGCGGGAGCTGCTCACCGAGGCGCTCCGCCTCGACCACCGCTTCCACGACCTGCTCGGCACGGTCCTCTCCATCGAGCTGATCGCGCTGTTCACCGCGGCGGAGGGCGACCCGGCGGAGGCGGCGGTGCTGCAGGGCGCCGCGGCGGGCATCTGGCCCTCGGTGGGGCTGCCGCTGTTCGGCTCGGCGCACTTCGGCAGGCCGCATCTGATGTGCGAGCGGCAGGCCCGCGAGGCGCTCGGCGACGTGCGGTACGAGGAGTGCGTGCGGGCGGGTGCGGGGCTCGGCCTGGACGCGGCGGTCACCCGGGCGCTGGGCAGCGGCCCCGGAAACGAGCGAACCCGCCGCCTGCCCCGCCAGGAAGGGCGGGGAGGCGACGGGCTGCAGCAGGGTGAGCTACGTCCGGGTCAGCGGGCGTAG
- the rpsD gene encoding 30S ribosomal protein S4 has translation MPNQSRPKVKKSRALGIALTPKAVKYFEARPYPPGEHGRGRKQNSDYKVRLLEKQRLRAQYDLSERQLVRAYERASKTQLKTGEALVIELERRLDALVLRSGIARTIYQARQMVVHGHIEVNGGKVDKPSFRVRPDDVVMVRERSREKPLFQVAREGGFAPDGETPRYLQVNLKALAFRLDRDPNRKEIPVICDEQLVVEYYAR, from the coding sequence ATGCCGAACCAGTCCCGCCCCAAGGTCAAGAAGTCGCGTGCCCTCGGCATCGCGCTGACCCCGAAGGCCGTCAAGTACTTCGAGGCCCGTCCCTACCCGCCGGGCGAGCACGGCCGTGGGCGCAAGCAGAACTCGGACTACAAGGTCCGTCTGCTCGAGAAGCAGCGCCTGCGCGCGCAGTACGACCTCTCGGAGCGCCAGCTCGTCCGTGCCTACGAGCGTGCGTCCAAGACGCAGCTCAAGACCGGTGAGGCCCTGGTCATCGAGCTGGAGCGTCGTCTCGACGCCCTGGTTCTGCGTTCGGGCATCGCCCGCACGATCTACCAGGCCCGCCAGATGGTCGTGCACGGCCACATCGAGGTCAACGGCGGCAAGGTCGACAAGCCGTCGTTCCGCGTCCGTCCCGACGACGTCGTGATGGTCCGCGAGCGCAGCCGCGAGAAGCCGCTGTTCCAGGTTGCGCGCGAGGGTGGTTTCGCCCCCGACGGTGAGACCCCGCGCTACCTCCAGGTGAACCTGAAGGCCCTGGCCTTCCGCCTGGACCGCGACCCGAACCGCAAGGAGATCCCCGTGATCTGCGACGAGCAGCTCGTCGTCGAGTACTACGCCCGCTGA
- a CDS encoding replication-associated recombination protein A — protein MEPDLFTAAAEDRQEKDPSSSPLAVRMRPRTLDEVVGQQHLLKPGSPLRRLVGEGGGGPAGPSSVFLWGPPGIGKTTLAYVVSKATNKRFVELSAITAGVKEVRAVIDGARRAMGGHGKETVLFLDEIHRFSKAQQDSLLPAVENRWVTLIAATTENPYFSIISPLLSRSLLLTLEPLTDDDLRALLRRALIDERGLAGAVELPEEAEEHLLRIAGGDARRVLTALEAGAGSALAKGEEEITLQTLEESVDRAAVKYDRDGDQHYDVASALIKSIRGSDVDAALHYLARMIEAGEDPRFIARRLMISASEDIGLADPTALPTAVAAAQAVAMIGFPEAALTLSHATIALALAPKSNAATIAIQQAQADVRGGLAGPVPPHLRDGHYKGAAKLGHAQGYVYPHDVPGGIATQQYAPDTIAGKRYYQPTRYGAEARYADVVERVRARLKGEKTDG, from the coding sequence GTGGAGCCCGATCTGTTCACCGCCGCAGCCGAAGACCGCCAGGAGAAGGACCCGTCCAGCAGCCCCCTGGCCGTCCGGATGCGCCCCCGCACCCTCGACGAGGTCGTCGGCCAGCAGCACCTGCTGAAGCCCGGCTCTCCGCTGCGCCGCCTCGTCGGCGAAGGCGGCGGAGGACCGGCCGGACCCTCCTCGGTGTTCCTGTGGGGCCCGCCCGGCATCGGCAAGACGACTCTGGCGTACGTGGTCTCCAAGGCCACCAACAAGCGCTTCGTCGAGCTCTCCGCGATCACCGCGGGCGTCAAGGAAGTGCGCGCCGTGATCGACGGCGCCCGCCGGGCGATGGGCGGCCACGGCAAGGAGACCGTCCTCTTCCTCGACGAGATCCACCGCTTCAGCAAGGCGCAGCAGGACTCCCTGCTGCCCGCCGTGGAGAACCGCTGGGTCACGCTGATCGCGGCGACCACCGAGAATCCGTACTTCTCGATCATCTCCCCGCTCCTGTCCCGCTCCCTGCTCCTCACCCTCGAACCGCTCACCGACGACGACCTGCGCGCTCTGCTGCGCCGGGCGCTCATCGACGAGCGGGGCCTGGCCGGCGCGGTCGAGCTGCCCGAGGAGGCGGAGGAGCATCTGCTGCGGATCGCCGGCGGCGACGCACGGCGCGTGCTCACCGCCCTGGAGGCGGGCGCGGGCTCGGCGCTCGCCAAGGGCGAGGAGGAGATCACCCTCCAGACCCTGGAGGAGTCGGTCGACCGGGCGGCGGTGAAGTACGACCGCGACGGCGACCAGCACTACGACGTGGCGAGTGCCCTCATCAAGTCCATCCGCGGCTCCGACGTGGACGCCGCCCTGCACTATCTGGCCCGCATGATCGAGGCGGGCGAGGACCCCCGCTTCATCGCGCGGCGCCTGATGATCTCCGCCAGCGAGGACATCGGCCTCGCCGACCCGACGGCCCTGCCCACCGCGGTCGCCGCCGCCCAGGCCGTCGCTATGATCGGCTTCCCGGAGGCCGCGCTCACCCTCAGCCACGCCACGATCGCGCTGGCCCTTGCCCCGAAGTCGAACGCGGCGACGATCGCGATCCAGCAGGCCCAGGCCGACGTCCGCGGTGGCCTCGCGGGCCCCGTCCCGCCCCACCTGCGCGACGGGCACTACAAGGGCGCCGCCAAGCTCGGCCACGCCCAGGGGTACGTATATCCGCACGACGTCCCCGGCGGCATCGCCACCCAGCAGTACGCACCGGACACCATCGCGGGCAAGCGGTACTACCAACCGACGAGGTACGGCGCGGAGGCGCGGTACGCCGACGTGGTCGAGCGGGTCCGCGCCCGCCTCAAGGGCGAGAAGACCGACGGCTGA
- a CDS encoding vitamin K epoxide reductase family protein, which translates to MSAKDGALDQRERTVASGSVGGSRALALLLVITGAGGLLASWIITLDKFELLKDPNFQPGCSINPVVACGSIMKSEQAEAFGFPNPMLGLVAYGIVICVGMSLLAGARFPRWYWLTFNAGMLFGVGFCTWLMIQSLYHINALCLWCTLAWIMTLVMFWYVTSSNIRAGFLPAPAWARSFLADFTWALPVMHTGVIAMLILTRWGADLWA; encoded by the coding sequence ATGTCAGCGAAGGACGGCGCCCTCGACCAGCGGGAGCGCACGGTCGCTTCCGGTTCCGTCGGCGGAAGCCGCGCGCTCGCCCTGCTCCTGGTGATCACCGGCGCGGGCGGTCTGCTCGCCTCGTGGATCATCACCCTCGACAAGTTCGAGCTCCTCAAGGACCCGAACTTCCAGCCGGGCTGCAGCATCAACCCCGTCGTCGCCTGCGGCAGCATCATGAAGAGCGAGCAGGCGGAGGCGTTCGGCTTCCCCAACCCGATGCTGGGCCTGGTCGCCTACGGCATCGTGATCTGCGTCGGCATGAGCCTCCTCGCAGGGGCCCGCTTCCCCCGCTGGTACTGGCTGACCTTCAACGCGGGCATGCTCTTCGGCGTCGGCTTCTGCACCTGGCTGATGATCCAGTCGCTCTACCACATCAACGCGCTCTGCCTCTGGTGCACGCTCGCCTGGATCATGACGCTCGTGATGTTCTGGTACGTCACCTCGTCCAACATCCGCGCCGGCTTCCTGCCCGCGCCCGCCTGGGCCAGGAGCTTCCTCGCGGACTTCACCTGGGCGCTGCCGGTGATGCACACCGGCGTCATCGCGATGCTGATCCTCACCCGCTGGGGCGCCGACCTCTGGGCCTGA
- the hisS gene encoding histidine--tRNA ligase: MSTFKAPKGTYDLLPPDSAKFLAVRETIAAPLRNSGYGYIETPGFENVELFARGVGESTDIVTKEMYAFTTKGGDELALRPEGTASVLRAALEGNLHKAGNLPVKLWYSGSYYRYERPQKGRYRHFSQVGAEAIGAEDPALDAELIILADQAYRALGLRNFRILLNSLGDKECRPVYRAALQEFLRGLDLDEETRRRIDINPLRVLDDKRADVQKQLVGAPSLRDYLCDACKAYHEQVRELITAAGVAFEDDEKLVRGLDYYTRTTFEFVHDGLGSQSAVGGGGRYDGLSEMIGGPSLPSVGWALGVDRTVLALEAEGVELELPAATSVFAVPLGDEARRVLFAKVTELRKAGVAADFSYGGKGLKGAMKNANRSGARFTVVAGERDLAEGVVQLKDMESGEQSAVAVDDVVAVLTAKLA, from the coding sequence GTGAGCACCTTCAAGGCCCCCAAGGGCACGTACGACCTGCTTCCGCCGGACTCCGCGAAGTTCCTCGCGGTCCGCGAGACCATCGCCGCGCCACTGCGCAACTCCGGCTACGGCTACATCGAGACGCCCGGCTTTGAGAACGTCGAGCTGTTCGCGCGCGGTGTCGGTGAGTCCACCGACATCGTCACCAAGGAGATGTACGCCTTCACGACCAAGGGCGGCGACGAGCTCGCCCTGCGCCCCGAAGGCACCGCCTCCGTGCTGCGCGCGGCCCTGGAGGGCAACCTCCACAAGGCGGGCAACCTCCCCGTCAAGCTCTGGTACTCGGGCTCCTACTACCGGTACGAGCGCCCCCAGAAGGGCCGCTACAGGCACTTCTCCCAGGTCGGCGCCGAGGCGATCGGCGCCGAGGACCCGGCGCTCGACGCCGAGCTGATCATCCTGGCCGACCAGGCGTACCGCGCCCTCGGCCTGCGGAACTTCCGCATCCTGCTGAACTCGCTCGGCGACAAGGAGTGCCGCCCCGTCTACCGTGCCGCGCTGCAGGAGTTCCTGCGCGGCCTGGACCTGGACGAGGAGACACGTCGACGCATCGACATCAACCCGCTGCGGGTCCTCGACGACAAGCGGGCCGACGTCCAGAAGCAGTTGGTGGGCGCGCCCTCGCTGCGCGACTACCTGTGCGACGCGTGCAAGGCGTACCACGAGCAGGTCCGCGAGCTCATCACGGCGGCGGGCGTCGCCTTCGAGGACGACGAGAAGCTCGTCCGCGGCCTGGACTACTACACCCGCACCACCTTCGAGTTCGTCCACGACGGCCTCGGCTCGCAGTCCGCGGTCGGCGGCGGCGGACGCTACGACGGCCTCTCCGAGATGATCGGCGGCCCCTCGCTGCCGTCGGTCGGCTGGGCGCTCGGCGTGGACCGCACGGTGCTCGCCCTGGAGGCGGAAGGCGTCGAGCTCGAACTGCCCGCGGCCACCAGCGTGTTCGCGGTGCCGCTCGGCGACGAGGCGCGCCGCGTCCTGTTCGCCAAGGTGACCGAGCTGCGCAAGGCGGGCGTCGCGGCGGACTTCTCGTACGGCGGGAAGGGTCTCAAGGGCGCGATGAAGAACGCCAACCGCAGCGGTGCGCGCTTCACCGTCGTCGCCGGTGAGCGTGACCTCGCCGAGGGCGTCGTCCAGCTCAAGGACATGGAGTCCGGGGAGCAGAGCGCCGTCGCGGTCGACGACGTCGTCGCGGTGCTCACGGCGAAGCTGGCGTAA
- a CDS encoding MBL fold metallo-hydrolase produces the protein MLIAGFPAGAWGTNCYLVAPAAGEECVIIDPGHQAAQGVEDALKKHRLKPVAVILTHGHIDHVASVVPVCGAHDVPAWIHPSDRYMMSDPEKALGRSIGMPLMGELTVGEPDDVRELSDGAGLKLAGLDFSVAHAPGHTKGSVTFQMPETQEIPSVFFSGDLLFAGSIGRTDLPGGSHTEILESLGRVCLPLDDSTVVLSGHGPQTSIGQERATNPYLRQVASGLGADPTSAPRRGM, from the coding sequence GTGCTCATTGCCGGGTTCCCCGCCGGGGCCTGGGGCACCAACTGCTACCTGGTCGCCCCCGCCGCAGGCGAGGAGTGCGTGATCATCGACCCGGGCCACCAGGCCGCCCAGGGAGTCGAGGACGCACTCAAGAAGCATCGGCTCAAGCCCGTCGCGGTCATCCTCACCCACGGCCACATCGACCACGTCGCGTCGGTCGTCCCGGTCTGCGGGGCGCACGACGTACCGGCGTGGATCCACCCCTCGGACCGGTACATGATGAGCGACCCCGAGAAGGCGCTCGGCCGCTCCATCGGGATGCCGCTCATGGGCGAGCTGACGGTGGGGGAGCCGGACGACGTGCGGGAGCTGTCCGACGGTGCGGGGCTGAAGCTGGCCGGGCTCGACTTCTCCGTCGCGCACGCGCCGGGCCATACGAAGGGGTCGGTGACCTTCCAGATGCCCGAGACGCAGGAGATCCCCTCGGTCTTCTTCTCGGGCGATCTGCTCTTCGCCGGCTCCATCGGACGCACCGACCTGCCCGGCGGCAGCCACACCGAGATCCTCGAATCGCTGGGCCGCGTGTGCCTGCCGCTCGACGACTCGACCGTGGTGCTGTCCGGCCACGGCCCCCAGACATCCATCGGCCAGGAGCGCGCCACCAACCCGTATCTGCGGCAGGTGGCCTCCGGCCTGGGCGCGGACCCCACGTCCGCCCCGCGACGAGGAATGTGA
- a CDS encoding peptidylprolyl isomerase, giving the protein MVSQEQRRKQLAREKMVRQQERREAARRRARARNAVIAGALAVVVAGGAVSYAAGAFDGDGTKDGASAQPSSAPKDPCAKAAPGKVKPLTFDKEPALTVDKSADYTMDLRTTCGDIALDLDAAKAPHTVNSFAFLAKKGYLDHTKCHRLTTGGIYVLQCGDPKGDGTGTPGYKIPDENLKDKRLKGKVYPAGTVAMANQYNAQTKKGRNSGGSQFFLVYQDSQLPPDYTPFGTISDSGMKVLKKIAAAGESTGRGDGAPNANVVIDKATVTKS; this is encoded by the coding sequence GTGGTCAGCCAGGAACAGCGGCGCAAGCAGCTCGCCCGGGAGAAGATGGTGCGCCAGCAGGAGCGGCGGGAGGCCGCGCGGCGCAGGGCACGGGCGCGCAACGCGGTGATCGCGGGCGCCCTCGCCGTGGTCGTGGCGGGCGGCGCCGTGTCGTACGCGGCGGGAGCCTTCGACGGGGACGGCACCAAGGATGGCGCGAGCGCACAGCCCAGCAGCGCGCCGAAGGACCCGTGCGCGAAGGCGGCGCCCGGCAAGGTGAAGCCGCTGACCTTCGACAAGGAGCCCGCGCTCACCGTCGACAAGTCCGCCGACTACACGATGGACTTGAGGACGACGTGCGGCGACATCGCCCTCGACCTGGACGCGGCGAAGGCCCCGCACACGGTCAACTCCTTCGCTTTCCTGGCGAAGAAGGGCTATCTCGACCACACCAAGTGCCACCGCCTGACGACGGGCGGCATCTACGTCCTGCAGTGCGGCGACCCGAAGGGCGACGGCACGGGCACCCCGGGCTACAAGATCCCGGACGAGAACCTCAAGGACAAGCGCCTCAAGGGGAAGGTGTATCCGGCGGGCACGGTCGCGATGGCGAACCAGTACAACGCGCAGACGAAGAAGGGCAGGAACAGTGGCGGCAGCCAGTTCTTCCTCGTCTACCAGGACAGTCAGCTGCCGCCCGACTACACACCGTTCGGGACCATTTCCGATTCGGGGATGAAGGTCCTGAAGAAGATCGCCGCCGCGGGTGAGAGCACCGGGCGGGGCGACGGCGCCCCGAACGCGAACGTCGTCATCGACAAGGCCACCGTCACTAAATCCTGA